One genomic window of Thermococcus indicus includes the following:
- a CDS encoding NHL repeat-containing protein: MSAGKSILALFLLALLSLPAVSSSKVAVWWIGGAVLHPRLSPDGLYFTDFDGRVGLKTNETHFIFWNLPFQPNGISVSDRVYVSVNLGPPAVLDPLGDVVYMWDYPGVSFVHVFAVPGRAYYAGKINESGGIGVLNGNDLVFYDLSSAGIVNVYDAYATPEGIYFTAELNESPRGGIGILQPENGTFHLWRFPSNYSSLIPDGIVLGHDGFLYAAIMDGDAVGLVRFSPKNGSFFFKELGERPLHVKAFGNRILLMDSRGFLALIDPSGVLWTLNTTLKSEVHSFNTVPLGQPTGVKNATREEREIRPEYVDVNKEHLDGIVLYDVDETHDFGGGYVGQPGTLVLIDELRPKVHLLYENGTVRAWVTPEEIFTAPVFLYVNEKLVRWGEEIVWNATFLAGRYNLTAVYFDGEDVYMNTTTVVSDLRPRLLWSRSLKVEGGTVIYGMASHPGVPVNVSGRTVWTDGRGYFSFFVANATETERTPAGEEGEPNHWSIALLIFAVPIGVAGAVLIGRRDRKGYALLITALILAALYFTVPKAPGEAEEEKPLTLSLVVVMPPGFYALNVTVIVDGESAGRTNSTGMLEVPIDYGLHEIRLLSGGAETRFEVAMAENRTLVVPFFPGVNATLTNGPGYAGFSASIGSVTLSSMHSGTYPTGPMGSGATEELDSGRCDVCKLKAAMVGAVEGEACKLCCLQSKNFGPAVVFNYYFHLVWAAIERFDCIIPWPPMPKTNSVVGGAAINSYADDLENSLPKPGWGSIHPCLSPLDGLDPADPSTICSALECADIKFDCNCYVTCFLGPFKMWDAFIKCVGG, translated from the coding sequence ATGTCCGCTGGCAAGTCCATCCTCGCGTTGTTCCTTCTCGCACTCCTTTCGCTCCCAGCAGTATCTTCCTCAAAGGTTGCCGTTTGGTGGATCGGAGGTGCGGTACTCCATCCGAGGCTCTCCCCGGACGGGCTTTATTTCACTGATTTTGATGGAAGGGTCGGCCTGAAGACCAACGAGACGCACTTCATCTTCTGGAACCTTCCGTTCCAGCCCAACGGGATATCCGTGAGCGACCGGGTTTACGTTTCAGTGAACCTCGGCCCTCCCGCCGTTCTCGACCCCCTCGGGGATGTGGTTTACATGTGGGACTATCCGGGGGTATCGTTCGTCCACGTCTTTGCCGTTCCCGGGAGGGCGTACTACGCCGGAAAAATCAACGAGAGCGGCGGAATAGGCGTTCTTAACGGGAACGACCTCGTCTTCTACGACCTCTCATCGGCTGGAATTGTGAACGTTTACGATGCCTACGCCACTCCCGAAGGGATATACTTCACCGCCGAGCTGAACGAGAGCCCCCGCGGCGGCATAGGCATTCTCCAGCCGGAGAACGGAACCTTCCACCTCTGGCGGTTTCCGTCCAACTATTCCTCTCTTATACCGGACGGCATCGTCCTTGGCCACGACGGCTTTCTGTATGCGGCCATAATGGATGGCGACGCGGTTGGACTGGTGAGGTTCTCGCCGAAAAACGGCAGCTTTTTCTTCAAGGAGCTGGGTGAGAGGCCCCTGCACGTGAAGGCCTTTGGAAACAGGATCCTCCTGATGGATTCAAGGGGATTTCTGGCTTTGATAGACCCTTCAGGCGTTCTCTGGACGCTCAACACCACGCTAAAGTCTGAAGTGCATTCCTTCAACACGGTCCCTCTGGGACAGCCAACGGGGGTGAAGAACGCCACCAGGGAGGAGAGGGAGATAAGGCCCGAATACGTTGACGTAAACAAGGAACACCTTGACGGCATCGTACTCTACGACGTCGATGAGACCCATGATTTCGGCGGCGGTTACGTCGGGCAGCCCGGGACCCTAGTTCTCATAGATGAACTCCGCCCGAAGGTTCATCTCCTCTACGAGAACGGAACCGTCAGGGCGTGGGTAACCCCCGAAGAGATATTCACAGCCCCCGTTTTTCTCTACGTCAACGAAAAGCTCGTGAGGTGGGGCGAGGAGATAGTCTGGAACGCAACGTTCCTCGCGGGACGGTACAACCTTACGGCCGTTTACTTCGACGGCGAGGACGTTTACATGAACACGACCACCGTGGTAAGCGACCTGAGACCGAGGCTCCTCTGGAGTCGGTCGCTGAAAGTTGAAGGAGGAACTGTGATCTACGGGATGGCCAGCCATCCGGGAGTGCCTGTAAACGTGTCCGGCAGGACGGTATGGACTGACGGAAGGGGCTACTTCTCCTTCTTCGTTGCGAACGCCACGGAGACCGAAAGAACCCCGGCGGGGGAGGAAGGGGAGCCCAACCACTGGAGTATCGCCCTTCTCATATTCGCCGTTCCAATCGGAGTTGCCGGCGCGGTGCTGATTGGGAGAAGGGATAGGAAGGGCTATGCACTCCTGATAACCGCGCTGATCCTTGCCGCGCTGTACTTCACCGTCCCAAAGGCTCCGGGAGAGGCTGAAGAAGAAAAGCCCCTAACGCTCTCCCTCGTCGTGGTCATGCCCCCCGGCTTCTACGCCTTAAACGTCACGGTAATAGTTGATGGCGAGAGCGCCGGAAGGACGAACTCGACGGGCATGCTTGAGGTTCCCATCGATTACGGGCTTCACGAGATTAGACTTCTGTCTGGAGGTGCGGAGACGAGGTTTGAGGTGGCTATGGCCGAAAACAGGACCTTGGTAGTTCCCTTCTTCCCGGGAGTAAACGCGACGCTGACCAACGGCCCCGGCTACGCTGGTTTCTCGGCTTCGATTGGAAGCGTCACGCTCAGTTCGATGCACTCGGGGACGTACCCGACTGGACCGATGGGGAGCGGGGCTACGGAAGAGCTCGATTCTGGCCGGTGCGACGTCTGCAAGCTTAAGGCGGCGATGGTCGGTGCCGTCGAAGGTGAGGCGTGCAAGCTCTGTTGCCTTCAGAGCAAGAACTTTGGGCCTGCGGTTGTTTTCAACTACTACTTCCACCTCGTATGGGCGGCGATAGAGCGCTTTGACTGTATAATTCCCTGGCCGCCGATGCCCAAAACGAATTCCGTCGTTGGAGGGGCGGCGATAAACAGCTATGCCGATGACCTGGAAAACAGCCTTCCAAAGCCTGGTTGGGGAAGCATACATCCCTGTCTGTCGCCTTTGGATGGCCTTGATCCCGCCGACCCAAGTACAATCTGCAGCGCCCTCGAATGCGCCGACATTAAGTTCGACTGCAACTGCTACGTTACCTGCTTCCTCGGGCCGTTCAAGATGTGGGACGCCTTTATAAAGTGCGTTGGAGGCTGA